The following DNA comes from Spirulina major PCC 6313.
GTCACGGGTGAGGGAGCCGGGGCCACAGTCGCAGGGGGTAGGGTGGGATGCACCGGAGCCACGGCATAGGTGGCGGCGACGGAGAGGGGCGAGGGCTGCGGTGTGAGGGGGGCGGGAGTTGCCACGGCCGGGGGTGGGGAGAAGGACGGCGCAACGACGGGAACGGGGGTGACTGGGGGCAATACGGCGAGAACTTCCGCTGCGGTTTGGTAGCGATCGCGCCAATAATACTTTGTCATTTTCGTCAGGATTGCCGCCAGTTCCCCACTGCAATGGTGCTGATTCCAGGCGATTTCGTTGGTGTCGTGATCGTAGGTGAAGTGGATCGGGGCAACACCTGCGATCGCCTGGATCGCAATCACCCCCAGCCCATAGATATCGCTGCAAAAATAGGGGCGGCCCTGGGCTTGCTCGCTGGCCATGTAGCCCGGTGTGCCGATGGCGATGGTTTGGGCAGCTAGTTGACTGGGGAAAAACGTACTTTGGAGTTGAATCTGTTTCACCGCGCCAAAATCCACCAAGACGAGGCGGCGATCGCTGCGTTGGCGCAAAATATTATCCGGCTTAATATCCCGATGGACGACCCCTTGGCTGTGGACAAACTCCAACACCGTCAAGCCATCCCGCAGCAAATGCCACACGTCCGCTTCCGGCCAAGGTTGCCCCTCGCTCAACTCCCCCGTAATCGGCAGCCCATCAACATAGTCCTGCACCAGGTAAAATTCCTGGCCCTCTTCAAAATAGGCCAGCAGGCGCGGAATCTGGTCATGGTTGCCCAACTGTTCGAGGGTTTCCGCTTCCCGCTGGAAGAGGCGGCGGGCGGTGGGGAGCACTTGGGGGTCACTGGTGGCGGGGCGGAGGTGTTTGACGACGCAGAGGGGTTGCCCCGGACGACGGAGATCGTGGGCTAGGTAGGTTTGGCCGAAGCCTCCTGCACCGAGCGCTTGCTTGACTTGATAGCGACCATCCAAAACTTGACCCAGCATGACCTTCATCACCACATAAACCTTTCCCTATGGTAGCCCCGCCCTGGATCGGGTTGAAAGGCGATCGCCCCCGCACCTAATTGGCACAAGCTCGGCTCCCTAGGGCACAATCCCATTGGGGAGGGTGAGAATATGGCGGGCAATTTCCCCCGGATAGGTGATCCAGAGATCTTCGGAACGGGCGGCGCGTTCGGCGATGTGGTTGAGGGCGCGGCGGAGATGGCGGAGGCGGAAGGGCTGGCCGACAATGTAGGGGTGCAGCGCGATCCCCATCACGAGGGGTTGATGTTGAGCTTGGCCCTGCATTTCGGCAAATTGATCGACGATCATGTCGGCGAAGTCTGTGGCGCTGGTGTTGCGGACGGCGATCGCTGGAATATCATTCACTTCCTGGGGGTAGGGAATCGACAAAATCCGCCCCGCTCGCGTTTGAAACCAGATCGGCTGATCATCGCAACACCAATCCAGCATATAGGTGTAACCGGCTTCCTGGAGCAAGTCCGGGGTGATGCGGCTCTGGGCGATCCACGGCCCCAGCCAGCCGCGCGGCCGTGCGCCTTCGTGTTGCGTGATTGTGTTGGTGGTTTCGATAATTAGGCGCTGTTCCCCGTCCTCGTTGAGGGTGCTTTGGCGTTCGGAGTTGGTGCGACCGTGGGCGACAATTTCATCGCCGCGATCGCGAAACGCCCGCATCACCGCCGGGCAATAGTCATACAATTCCGAATTCACCAACACCGCCACAGGTAGGGACAACTCCTCAAACAGTTCCAACAACCGCCACACCCCGACCCGGTTGCCGTAATCCCGCCAGGCATAATTCAGCACATCCGGCTCTGGCCCGCCCGGCGCGAGGCTTGCCCCTAACCCTTCCCCAAAGGCAAAATGCTCCAAGTTAAGGGCGATATAAACCGCTAATTTGCGCTGTTTGGGCCAGGTATAGTGGGGGCGATCGTGAATGGATGAATAGGAATAACGATGATGGCTCGGTAGCATTGCCCCGTGATGATGTGATGATGGAACGAAATTATTTGAGTTTTTGTTTAATGAATTGCACGAGCTGGCTCATTTGTTTTTTGAGCGTGGCAATTTCTTTATCCATTTGAGCCACTTTTTTCTGAAGGGCTTGCACATCGGCAGATCCTCCCCCGGCAGCAGGAGCGGGGGCGGCAGCAGCCGGAGCCGGGGCAGGAGTTCCCATTGCTTTTTTCTTGGCGGTGGCTTTTTGCATTGCCTCCTTGAGGGCCTTGACCAATTGAGTTTTTTCAAATGGTTTTTCCACAAAGGCAAAAAACTCAAAGGGTTCTGGCAGTTTTTCGGTGACTTCTTCTTTGCGTCCCGACATCAACATCAATGGAATGGTCGCCAGGTGTGGATCTTTCTGGATTTCCTGATAGACTTCCCAACCACTCTTTTTCGGCAGCAAGAAATCCAACATAATCAATGTTGGTGATTCTGCTCGGAGTAATTTCAGCCCTTCGACCCCATCTTTGGCTTCGATCACTTCGACATTACCGACCGGCAGCATATCTTTTACCATGCGTCGGATCACCCGACTGTCATCAATTACAAGAATTTTCTGACTAGCCACAACTGACTCCTTCTGAGGGGGCGAATTCAAGAACTGATACTACATTAGTCTAGGTTTCCCACAAAGGGCAATTTTATGTGATGAACGAGAAAAGCTCTGGGTTTCTTGGCCAGATTTGGGGTTGGGGTGGGGTGAAGTAACCGGAAGATCCTGTGCTAGTGGACTGTCTAGCCTCAGATGGCAAGTAACTGGAAGACTGAGCGAAGTCGAAGTCTGGTGCTCCGGGGTTCGACTCCGCTCACCCCTCTGGATAACAACTCACCTTTTTAAGCTAGATAAGACACTAGTGGACTGACACGTCTTCCTTGGTGATCGTTTGTAATCCATGAAACCCTTGCCCGGTGGGCAGTGCCCACCCTACACGAGATTTCTCTATCGAGGGCTGAGGGTCGTTGTTCGCGTCGCGTTGACTGAGGAGATAGCCCGGCTGCTTACCCTATCCCTAACGGGAGGCTTATCCTGCGACAAGATCAGGGTGCGCTGGACGGATTCCGGTTTGCCTTGTTTTGTGTTTATTGAGGTGCTTGATTGGGAGGTGGCGCGATCGCACCCCCATTTTCCCGCCCACGGCCCTACAGAACCCGTTAAAATGCAAGCGACCCTAATCCTGCCCTATTTCTCGCAACGCCTGTGGTACAGCATCGCCCTGAACTTGTGTCCCTCCCTGCTTGGCTCCGCCGCCCGATTGGTAAGGCCAGTGAACTTTCGACCGTGCAGCGCATCATTAAGCAGCGCAATATTCACACCATTTGCGAGGAGGGTCGCTGTCCAAATCGGGGGGAATGCTACGCCCAACAGACGGCGACGTTTTTATTGATGGGGCCGGTCTGTACGCGCAGTTGTGCCTTTTGTCAGGTGGATAAAGGCCATGCGCCGCTGCCCCTTGACCCCCAGGAACCGGCGAAGGTGGCCGAAGCGGTGCAGCACCTCAAGCTGCGCTATGTGGTGTTGACGGCGGTGGCGCGGGATGATTTGCCGGATGGGGGGGCGGGGGTGTTCGTGGCGACGATCGCTGCGATTCGGGCCGCGAATCCACAGACGCAAATTGAGGTGTTGACTCCGGATTTTTGGAGTGGACAGGGCTATGAACAGGCGCAGCGCGATCGCATCGCTCAAGTGGTGGCGACGCAACCGGCCTGTTACAACCACAATTTAGAGACGGTGGCGCGGTTGCAGGGGCCCGTACGACGGGGGGCGAAGTATGGGCGATCGCTCGCCGTCCTCAAGACCGTGAAGGAACTTGACCCAGCGATCGCCACTAAATCCGGGTTGATGTTGGGTTTGGGGGAAACGGAGGCGGAGATTGGGCAAGCCTTGGCAGACTTGCGGGCGGTGGGGTGCGATCGCCTCACCTTGGGGCAATATTTGCGGCCCTCGTTGGCGCATTTGCCTGTGGTGAAATATTGGACACCGGCTGAATTTGACGCATGGGGGGAGCGGGCGCGATCGCTGGGCTTTAGCCATGTGCGATCGGGGCCGTTGGTGCGCAGTTCCTACCATGCGGGGGAAGCGGGCTAGGTGAGGGCCTCGGTTCACCCAAAGCCAGGGAGATTCGGGAATTCGGCCCAGTAAAATCCGCACAATGGGCGGGAGCATCCTAAACAGAATTGATTACACTGAAGGGTTAGATGACCTTTGAGGCGAAAGAGAATGAAACCCACGAGATTTTTTGTCACAATCTTAGCGTTGGGTGTGTTGGGAAGCAGTGGTGTTGCCCTTGCTCAGGACACCGACTATGAAGTATTGGCGGAACAATGTCGCACCGTTCCAGGGGAAGAGGGACTCGCAGCCTGTGACCAAGCGATCGCCCTGGAGGATGGTGATCCGGCGCTCTGGCTGAATCGAGGCGTGAAATATGACCGCGACCTGAACCAACGCAACGAGGCGATCGCCTCCTACCTCAGTGCCATCGAGCGTGATCCGGATAATGACTATTCCCTCGCCTGGTACAACACCTGCGCCGTCCTCCTCAAATTTGCCAATATTCCCAACAGTATTGACCCGGATGTCTTAGTCCCCATTTTGATCGATTTGGAGGTGATCGAGGCTGAAACGGAAAACCCAGGCCCCCTCGCCACGAGTAGCAGCACCCTTTACGAAGCTGTGGTGGAAAGTTGCGATCGCGCCCTGACGGGGGATGAAAACTGGGGCACTGCCACACCGGCTCGGGCCTGGAATAACTTGGGGTATGCCCAGGATGAATTGGGCGATTACGAGGCGGCCTTAGCGGCCTATGATAATGCGATCGCAGACGATCCATCCCATGTCGGCGCGTTCAACAACAAAGGCATCACCCTCGAAAACCTCGATCGCCACGCCGATGCCCTCGCTGCCTACGAAGCCGCCCTCGACCTCGACCCCAACTATGACCTCGCCCGCCGCAATCGGGCCCGACTCCTACAACAACACCCTGAATTACAACTTGAAACCCCTGATGCTCAGGCCGAAACCTCCCCCGCTGAATAAGCCCCCTGCCGCCACTGGCCGCCACTGCTCCGCTCGGTGAGAACCAACGGGAATTGTGGCGTGGACGTTCAGAAAGCGTGTTAAAATTTATCTCAATTCTTAAATAAGCTGTATTGGAAGGGATTTATCAATGATTGCAGCCTCGCTATTGGCAGAATTGCCCGAAGCCTATCAAATTTTCGATCCCCTAGTGGATGTCCTCCCGGTTATTCCGTTGCTCTTTTTGGCTCTTGCCTTTGTGTGGCAAGCGTCCGTTGGCTTCAAATAAACAGGGACGACCTCAACTACTTAGGGTCACAGTTCAAAGTGGTCACGTTTAACAGTTTGGGTTTTAAACATAACACCAGGTTAAAACTGAAAAAATAGCGCCCCCCATGGGTGTTATTTTTTTGCCTGTTCTATTACCGATAATTACTCTTATCGGAATTAGGAAAAGCACGTATTTTCATGGGTTTGAGGGATGATATAGCGATCCCAAGTCAATCGGAGATCTTGTCTCCTCATCCACAAGGGGCTTAAGCCCCTTGCCTATTCATGAATCAAATAGGATTGATTGCTATCGGTCACATTCCCATCACCCTCTATATCAATGGAGCACCGCTTACGACGATCGCACCGCTGGGAGTGCGTTGGCGTGCTCACGTCGCCACCCATCGCGCCAATAGGCTAAACCGCTATAAAGCTGAAACGCCTGATCCCATAAGCTAGGGCGACGACGCTCTAGATCAATCCGCGACGGCAGCCGGTTCAAGGTTTCACGAAAATCGATCGCACTGTCGGCAAAGGTGGCAAAGTCCGACCAGAGGACACCGCTAGGCAATTGGTGAGTGAGAAAGTCCATCAAGAGTTCCCAGTTTTGGCTGACGGTTTCGCCGGCATTGCCTGGGGTGGGGGTGAGGGTGATGCCGTTGAGGAATTGGTAGTGATGTTCACTGAGGCGCAGAATACAGTTGCGTTGGGGGAGATGGAGGTCACAGAACCAGAGATAGTCTTGGGTTTGGGTTTTGCGGATGAGTTGATTTTTGGCATCGAAGCTGACGACGGATTCAAACAGCGGGATGCGCCCGATGACTCGCTGCGTCACTTCTGACCATTGAAAGGTGAGGGTTCCGGGTTGCCCGGCCGAGTTGAGGCAGCGCACCGTGGGCCCGTTGTCCCCCGTGCCGAAATATTTAACGGTGAACACATTGAGGTCATTAATGGCAGAAAGGGCGATCGCAAAACAGGGAATCTGAGCCGCATTGAGGGTGGTGGCGTAGTAATTTAATTCTCCCAAGGGCCCGGTGCGATAAAAACGCCAACCCCGACTGGGAAGCTGGAGCCGCGCACTGTAAAGATCCAGTTTCATCACGGTGCTGAAGGTTTTGGCCGCTGCTTTTTTCTGCTCCGCTGGCATGGGTTCAAGAATGAAGACCCCAAGATCATCCCCGCCCGGTGTGGCCAGGGCGGCAGCGATCGCATCCTGACGCGAACGAGCGGCGATCGTTTCAATCCGAGCAATCCCCTGACGGATATAGCGGATCAATTTTGGATTCGTCGTTTGCGGCAACAGTTGTAAATAGAGACGCTCCGCCTCATTCCGTTGCCCCATGCCTTCCTGCACCCGTCCCACATAAAACCGCACCCAAGGGTTTTGGCGATCGGTCTTCAGCAAGGGCTTTAATAATTGGGCAGCCCGTCGATAGTCTTCCTGCTGAATCGCCTCGGCAATTTCGTCTAGCATGGCCCTCGCTCCACATCCATATCAACCCGATTCTGTCTTATTCTTGAGCAACTCTGCACTCCATCTCCCTCGCCATGGCAGTCAAGACGGCACGACACAAGCCTAATTCCAGCACATCTGGGTCTGTTGTCTCTCCCTGTTTTAACAACTCTGTGTTACCAACGGTGGAACTGTTCACAAGCTGTTTACGAAATGTTCACAGGATTTTCACAAGTGTTACCTATGCTATGAAGTGTTAACCTTTTCGCCAGCACCCGTCCAACCCCCCCCAACATTCCCATGACTCAACAGCCCCTTCCCCTCAACACACAAGCTAGCTTCTCCGCAGAAGTGGCTCATGCTGGGTGCGAGCAAAAACAAGGGCTGACCGCTCAACTGCTGCAATACCGCGAACAAAAGTTCACCGGGCGTTTGTCGCTCACCTTGGGCAATGGTGTTGCGTGGCACTTCTACCTCCACTTAGGTCGCCTCGTCTGGATTGGAGGGGGTGAATCTCCGACGCGGCAATGGCGGCGATCGCTCCTCCTCAGCGCCCCCCACCTCACCGCCGCTGACCTCCGAATTCCCAGCAACAGCAGGATTGAAAGTATGGAGTATCACATCCTCGTGATGCTCACCCTCCGCCAAAAAATCGACAGCGACCAAGCCACCGCGATCGTTACCGAAATCACCCACACCGCCTGCTTCGACATGGTGCAAGCGATCGCCCTCCACTCCCTCCAGCACGAAAGCCCCAACTTCACCCTCACCCCCTACCCCAGCATCCGCCCCTCCAGCACCGGCATGCTCCCCCAAGCCGCCATCCTCGACATTGCAACCATCCTTCAGCAAAGCCAAGCCCAATGGCAGCAATGGGTCGCCATCGGCCTCACCCACTATTCCCCGAACCTCGCCCCCCGCATCGTAGACGCAGCACTCCTCGAACAGCAAACCAGCCTCGGCATCTACCAACAACTCACCCGCTTAATCAACGGCCAACGCAGCCTCCGCGACATTGCCGCCCTCAAACACCAGTCCGTCCTCACCATCACCCGTACCCTCGTCCCCTTCATCGACGGTCATCTCCTCACCCTCGCACCCCCCAAGCCCCCCACGCAACCCCTCACCCCGCCGCCTGCCCACCCCCACCCCACCCAACCCCAAAATCAACCCCTAATCGCCTGCATCGACGATGATCCCCGCGTCCAAGCCCGCCTCAACAAAATCCTCACCGCTGCTGGTTATCGTGTCTTGAGCATCACCAACCCGATTGAGGCTCTGCCCCTGCTCCTCCAAACCAAGCCCGATGCTGTTCTGTTGGACTTGATTATGCCCGTTGCGAATGGCTACGAAATCTGCGCTCAAATCCGGCGCGTCCAAGATTTCGCGGCCCTACCCGTGATCATGTTGACCGGCAATGATGGCGTGGTGGATCGGATGCGGGCCAAAATGGTGGGCGCATCGGGTTTCCTCACTAAGTCCACCAGCGTTGCGAAAATCACCGCCGCTCTCCAAACGCACTGTGGTGCGATCGCACCTTAACCGCGCCTCGGTTTGAGCATGCCCCCGCCGCCAGGTTTCCCCGTCGCTCCGGGTCTATGGCGGTGGTTGAAACCGTTAGGACAGGCAAGGGGCTGAGGAGCGTTAACTATTCTTTAACCCCTAGCACCTCCTACAGCGTTCTATCTGTACCAAACCTCTCCCGGCATCCCCATTAGGGTCGCTAGGAGAGGATGTTAAAAACTGATGAACTGGCCCGATTAACCGAGGTCGCGATCGGTCACAGCCCCTAAATGGCTCGACGAAACGAGCTTGGCATATTTCGCCAACACGCCACGGGTATAGCGGGGGGCGGGGGGTTGCCATTGGGCGCGACGTTCCGCCAGTTCCTGATCAGAAATATTCAGTTGCAAGAGGCGTGCATGGGCATCGATGGTGATCGAATCCCCTTCTTGGACGAGACCGATCGCACCCCCCACCGCTGCTTCGGGGGCCACATGACCCACCACCATGCCGTAAGTGCCGCCGGAAAAGCGCCCATCGGTAATCAACCCGACGGAATCCCCTAAACCTGCGCCGATAATCGCGGAGGTGGGGGCGAGCATTTCCCGCATGCCAGGGCCGCCTTTGGGGCCTTCGTAGCGGACGATAATCACATCCCCGGCTTGGATTTTCCCGGCTAGGATCGCATCGAGGCATTCTTCTTCGGAGTTGAAGACGCGGGCGGGGCCAGTGATTTGGGGGTTTTTAACGCCGCTAATTTTCGCCACTGCGCCATCGGTGGCTAGGTTGCCCTTGAGGATGGCGAGGTGGCCGCTGCGGTACATGGGATTGTCCCAGGGGCGGATCACGTCTTGATCCGGGGAGGGTTCGTCGGGGATGTCGGCGAGGACTTCGGCGACGGTTTGACCGGAAATGGTGAGGGCATCGCCGTGGAGCATGCTGTGGTTGAGGAGCATTTTCATCACTTGGGGGATGCCGCCGGCGGTGTGGAGGTTGGTGGCGACGTAGCGGCCGCTGGGCTTGAGGTCGCAGATCACGGGGACGCGGGCGCGGATTTCTTCAAAGTCATCCAAGGTGAGGTCAACGCCGACGGTGTGGGCGATCGCTAACAAATGCAGCACCGAATTAGTCGAACCCCCCACAGCCATGATCACCGCGATCGCATTTTCAAAGGCCTTGCGGGTGAGAATCTGACTCGGCAGAATTTGATTGCGCACCGCATTCACCAACACCGCCGCCGATTGCGCCGTACTTTCGGCTTTTTCCGCATCCTCTGCCGCCATTGTCGAAGAATAGGGCAAACTCATCCCCATCGCCTCAAAGGCCGAAGACATCGTATTCGCCGTATACATTCCCCCGCAGGAACCCGCCCCCGGACAGGCGTTGCGCTCAATATTCATCAGGGTGTCTTCGTCAATTTTTCCGGCACTATATTGCCCCACCGCCTCGAAGGAACTAACCACGGTAAGATCCTGCCCATCGTAGTGACCGGGCTTAATCGTGCCGCCATAGACAAAAATCGCCGGAATATTCAGCCGCGCCATGGCGATCATCGCTCCCGGCATATTCTTATCACAGCCGCCGATCGCCAACACGCCATCCAAGCTCTGACCATTACACACCGTCTCGATGGAATCGGCGATCACATCCCGCGACACGAGGGAATATTTCATCCCTTCGGTTCCCATGGAAATCCCATCGGAGATCGTGATCGTCCCGAAAATTTGGGGCATGGCTCCGGCGGTTTTTAAGGCCGCTTCTGCCGTATTGGCCAAGTCGCCGATGCCCATATTACAGGGGGTAATCGTGCTGAATCCGTTGGCGACCCCAATGATCGGCTTGGTGAAATCATCATCCCCAAAGCCCACAGCGCGGAGCATGGCACGGTTGGGCGATCGCTGCACGCCCTGGGTCACAACTTGGCTTCTCCGGTTCTCAGACATAACGCTACACTCTCAAACTCAATTCTGTACTTTTGGTCTAGTTCTCACTGTGACATGAAGGGGGAACCGTCCCGCCACACCCTCATTGAGACTTAAGATTTTCCCCAGGGTTGACTACCTTTGCTTTATTTGCATAAAGCGATACCCGATCACCTGATATAACCATAGAGTCGTTTTTGGTCAATAGAGCATGATGCGTGTTTGTAGTTACTTGGGTGTCGTGATTGCTGTTGTGGGTTTAAGTGACGGTGCGATCGCCCAGATTCAACCCGACAACACCTTAGCAACAGAAGGCTCTATTCTCAACGGTAACGTAATCGAAGGAGGCGCGTTCTGAGGGACGAATCTACTCCATAGCTTCCAAGAATTCAACATCAACACCGCTCAACGCATCGACTTCGCCAACCCCAACCGCATCACAGACATCTTCAGCCGAGTCACCGGCCCAAACCCCTCCCTATTGCCCAATGTATTTAGGGGCAGCGCGGGAGACAATTCAGTGAAACATCGCAGGCTAGATGTTGTGGTGATCATTTACATCAAATTAACGCTAGCTTCCACGCTAACACTGATTTAAATATTTCTGATAACACCCCCCTGATACAAACAATAAAGGGTCTTCACGGTTTAAGGTCATAAAAAAAGCTAATGTTACGAGTTTTCAAGACTTTCAGGAGCCAGATCACCCCAATAATGTAGCAAATCATGCAGTTTTAACCACAAACCGAGAAGAGCCTAAAAGCCTTTATTTTTGCGAAAATAAAGGCTTTTAAACGGTTCAGGTGACATGAGCTTGTCAAACGCTTGATTAGCTGTTGTAACGGGCTTCGAGCCAAGTGCGTAAATCAGATTCTGAATCACCGCAGAAGCGTTTTTGAGTGCGGGGATCGTAGGCGTTGAATTGTTTAACTCCGTTGGCATTTTGACGCACCCAAATACGAGGCTCGTTGGCTTGGGTAAGGTGGTGAATCGTCCAATTGAGGGTGGTTTTAAGGTGTTGCGTGAATTTGGTGGCAAGGTAAAGAGCGATGGAGGATTTACCATAGATCTTTTCAAGTTTTTGTTGTTGGGTGGAGAGGCTGAAGTTGGTCATGGTATGAACCCCCTGTTGTGTAGTATTTTGGGTGAACAATTTCACTGTAACGACTCCCACTTTGAGGGACAACGGATAGAATAGATGTTAATTATCGAAATTATCGATGGTTCCTGTGGACATCCCCCTCAATACTGAAGAAAATGAATGGATTGTCGGTGGGACTTGGTTGACTGACAAAGGTTGATAGCCCTCACCCCCAACCCCTCTCCTAGAGGGCGAGGGGAGCCGATCCCTTTTTCCAGTTCCCTCTCCCCTAGGAAGAGGGCTAGGGTGAGGGCTTGCTGGGATCTGGCTAATTTTGTCAGTCAACCAGCGGTGGGACTCGCTTGTGAGGTTAGACCCTGCGCACGATTTCGATTCCCTCTCTGTCATCTGGGTTTGCTATGCATCCGTTTAATCCCTACAAGATCAAGATTTCGCAGTTGGTGGCGTTTGTGGCGATCGCAGACCATGGCACGTTTAGCGCGGCGGCGTTGGCTTTGGATTTATCCCAATCGACGGTGAGCCATGCGATCGCTGCCCTCGAAGCAGAATTGGGCGTGCAGTTGATCAAGCGCAGTCGCCAAGGGGCACAGCTTACCGTCGTGGGCGATCGCGTCATGAAAGAAGCCCATGCCATCTTGAGACACCTCGACAATATTTCCCAAGAAGCCAACCAAGCGCGGGGTCTACGGGGGGGACAGGTTCACATCGCCGCCTATCGCAGCATGGCCACTCACCTTTTGCCCAGCGCAATTTCGCGACTCCACGACCTCTATCCGACGATTAAAGTCAAAATCACCGAATTCGACGAGTTCTACAACATTGAAAAAGCCCTCCTCAACGGTCAAGCCGACCTCAGCGTTGCAGAATTACCCGAAGGCGATGAGTTTGAAACCTGGGAAATTCTCTGTGATGACTACCTGGCGTTGATGCCGCCGAGCTTCACCGGCCCCACACAACTCACCTGGGCTGATTTGGCCGCCTATCCGCTGATTGTGTCGTCGGTGAATACCTGTTCCCATCGCATCCATAACTGTTTGAAAACCGTTGAAACCTCCCTCAACATTGCCTATGAACTGCGGGAAGATTCGACGATTATCGGGATGGTGCTGCGTAACTTAGGGGCGGCGATTTTGCCCCGGATGGCAGCGGAACCAATTCCCAAGGGGATTAAGGTGTGTAAATTGCCCTGTGTGCTGACTCGGACGATCGGGATTGCGATGCTCAAGGATGCGCTCCATCCTCCGGCAGTCTATGCGTTTCTCGATGCGCTGCGCCAGGCGGGGATGTTTACGTGAGGGGGAAGGCGCGATCGCATCACCTGGCCGTGATGGCCCACACACCCATCGCTCGCAACTGCAAAATACCGCCCGTAGTTTAGCCCAGAGGTTGGGGCGCGATCGCGAGTAATGGCTCGATGCAAAAACCGTAACGAGCACACCCGAACCCAAAAATCGTCGGGGCACAACTCCACCGCCTGGAGGGTTCGACCCTAGGGGGCTAAGCCGTAACTAACGATGCCAAGGGGTCGGGAATGGCTGCGCTGGGTGCTTCAAATTCCCCAGTGAGGACAAATTCTAGGCGTAATTTGAGCCAGGTGATAAATTGTTTGTTTGTGGAAACGATCGCAACAGCGGGTTTGGGACATTGGGCATTGGCGGCAACGAGTTCAGGGGCTTCGAGGAAAGCCGGCTGCTTGACAAGCCAAAAGTCAATCTCTTTCTGTTGTTCCCCGTAGTGGCGGGTGCGTTCTTTGAGCACTTCTTCGAGGGGTTCTTCTTCGAGTAAAAATTTCTGACTGGCAGCCACGTAATAATAAGTCGTCATAATTAGTTACAAATTCTCCGTATTCCATTGTTGTGGGTCGTGACAGGGTTTAGGGGCGATCGTTCACAATTCTCCACGCATGGCTTTTTTCATGTCCTGCACGGCTCGCTCCATCCCAATCAGGGAGGCGCGGCTGATGATGGTGTGGCCGATGTTGAGTTCTTCCATGTGGGGAATGGAAGCCACGGGATAGACATTGCGATAGGTCAGGCCGTGACCGGCATTGATGCGGAGGCCAAGGCTGCGGGCG
Coding sequences within:
- a CDS encoding LysR family transcriptional regulator, with the translated sequence MHPFNPYKIKISQLVAFVAIADHGTFSAAALALDLSQSTVSHAIAALEAELGVQLIKRSRQGAQLTVVGDRVMKEAHAILRHLDNISQEANQARGLRGGQVHIAAYRSMATHLLPSAISRLHDLYPTIKVKITEFDEFYNIEKALLNGQADLSVAELPEGDEFETWEILCDDYLALMPPSFTGPTQLTWADLAAYPLIVSSVNTCSHRIHNCLKTVETSLNIAYELREDSTIIGMVLRNLGAAILPRMAAEPIPKGIKVCKLPCVLTRTIGIAMLKDALHPPAVYAFLDALRQAGMFT
- the ilvD gene encoding dihydroxy-acid dehydratase, whose translation is MSENRRSQVVTQGVQRSPNRAMLRAVGFGDDDFTKPIIGVANGFSTITPCNMGIGDLANTAEAALKTAGAMPQIFGTITISDGISMGTEGMKYSLVSRDVIADSIETVCNGQSLDGVLAIGGCDKNMPGAMIAMARLNIPAIFVYGGTIKPGHYDGQDLTVVSSFEAVGQYSAGKIDEDTLMNIERNACPGAGSCGGMYTANTMSSAFEAMGMSLPYSSTMAAEDAEKAESTAQSAAVLVNAVRNQILPSQILTRKAFENAIAVIMAVGGSTNSVLHLLAIAHTVGVDLTLDDFEEIRARVPVICDLKPSGRYVATNLHTAGGIPQVMKMLLNHSMLHGDALTISGQTVAEVLADIPDEPSPDQDVIRPWDNPMYRSGHLAILKGNLATDGAVAKISGVKNPQITGPARVFNSEEECLDAILAGKIQAGDVIIVRYEGPKGGPGMREMLAPTSAIIGAGLGDSVGLITDGRFSGGTYGMVVGHVAPEAAVGGAIGLVQEGDSITIDAHARLLQLNISDQELAERRAQWQPPAPRYTRGVLAKYAKLVSSSHLGAVTDRDLG
- a CDS encoding MgPME-cyclase complex family protein; the encoded protein is MTTYYYVAASQKFLLEEEPLEEVLKERTRHYGEQQKEIDFWLVKQPAFLEAPELVAANAQCPKPAVAIVSTNKQFITWLKLRLEFVLTGEFEAPSAAIPDPLASLVTA
- a CDS encoding response regulator, with product MTQQPLPLNTQASFSAEVAHAGCEQKQGLTAQLLQYREQKFTGRLSLTLGNGVAWHFYLHLGRLVWIGGGESPTRQWRRSLLLSAPHLTAADLRIPSNSRIESMEYHILVMLTLRQKIDSDQATAIVTEITHTACFDMVQAIALHSLQHESPNFTLTPYPSIRPSSTGMLPQAAILDIATILQQSQAQWQQWVAIGLTHYSPNLAPRIVDAALLEQQTSLGIYQQLTRLINGQRSLRDIAALKHQSVLTITRTLVPFIDGHLLTLAPPKPPTQPLTPPPAHPHPTQPQNQPLIACIDDDPRVQARLNKILTAAGYRVLSITNPIEALPLLLQTKPDAVLLDLIMPVANGYEICAQIRRVQDFAALPVIMLTGNDGVVDRMRAKMVGASGFLTKSTSVAKITAALQTHCGAIAP